In Alnus glutinosa chromosome 7, dhAlnGlut1.1, whole genome shotgun sequence, the sequence TTGAAGAGGGAAGCTAGGGACCGTGGAGCAGCGAAGTGGACGATACTCGTCCGTGGGGGACTGGGGGGGTCAAGGACGATGGGGATACGGCCACGTCGCTCTGAGGGTAGTTTCGTCAGGGAGGAGATTTGTGGCTTCACTGGTTTAtgcaaagatttttttttaaaaaaataaataaataaagatatactttttttgaaatatttaacaaacagttcattttattttaaaaataataaactttttaatttatttaaaaatgagtaattcaattttttttttaaatagttacTGAATTTAGAAATGTTGAATGAAATCTTAAATGAtttaaattgaaacaaaaaaaaaaaattaaatgttttaacttttaaaccttaaaaaaatatatatctttgtAAAAAATACGAAAAAATCAGTGTGAAAATAATAtcagatagtttttttttttttttttttttttgaacacagTCTTCTTCCATTTCATTCCTTAGAAAAACTCCCCAAAGGGGTACAAACCAGAGAAGAAGCAACAATACACGTAGGGCAccctttaatatttttattatgggataattgcactgttggttcttgtggtatgccatcattatttttcactccatatggtttaaaaagttcatgggaggtccatgtgctatgtaataattacaaatcgatccctagcgtcaaattctgttaaattttttaacagattcagtcaaatgccacgtcaacgCCACGtatcaccaataagatggcgacacgtgtccatcttaataaaaaatataaatttattaaaaaataaataaatatacttatttttttaaaaaaaaaatttctaaaaaaacaaaaaagaaaaacagcaaTGGGTGTCTGgaccacccctttgggggtggcgcgtAGCCACCCCAGTTGCTTgagggtggccttcgggccacccctttAAGAACTAGGGATGGCCCaatggccacccccagccacccccaatggccgaGGGTGGCCATCGGCCCACCCCTGGATCTTaactgggggtggctgcgcacCACCCCTGGAGGCcacagggggtggcgcgcggccaccccttgcttcacatttttttttttttttttttttaaaaaaaaaaaagtaagtattttatttatttattttttttaaaaaaaaaaaaataagtattttctttatttttttttttttaaaaaaaagtaagtattttatttattttttattaagatggatacgtgtcgccatcttattggcgacacgtggcactgacgtgtagagctaacagattccgtcaaaatagtggacggaaaatcgacccaaaaagtaaaacgtaattattgcatagcacatGGACCTcccattaactttttaaaccatagggagtaaaaaataattatggcataccacagggaccaacggtgcaattatcccttttattATACTAAAGGGTTTGtcattattttgtgttttcgtAAGAATGTTATCTTTATAtcttaaattttgtatttttcaatataatatCAACATAGTGGATTATTGGATTATGATCCACGGATGTTACAAATTtctaagaagaaaagaaactgcAAGAtgaaaactaattaaaaaaaaaatggtaaaattaGTATTCAGGGTGAAAATGCGGGCAGATAATAACCGCCCTCATCCACTATCCGCACATGCAAATGTGATTAGCAAAAACTAATATCTGAATATGCGGATGTAGATGTCGATTTTAGAGAATGCAGATACGGTTAAtaactgcatatatatatatatatatatatatatatatatatatatataaaatcacaaaaaaaatgtcgttttgaatttggtaagttgAGGACCTCtaggttatgttaggttttttttactatcatctTAAAGTCATACCTAGTtatatcttttcaaaaaaaaaaaaaaattacatttacatttacatttttttttcttttattttatttggtaatCCAAATCCCAATTTTTCTATGAGACAATGACCATCTATAACTGATAATCGCAAATTGTGTATCAAGTtaaattttactttatttaagcTTGACTATAGTAATAAttgtattatttaatcttgcatatagatttaaatAGTGATAAAAAATGTTCATAacctcatatgcggatagtaaataataaccgcaataaACGTATTGTTCTGATACTAATCATATAATGTGAATGCGGATGCACATTATATGATTATAAggaattttttaataattttcttttgaatcAAAATAGAGGAAAATGAACATTGTTACTTCAAAgcgtaaaattttatttttaagctgCTCATCAATACACAGCATGAGTTAATTTTATGGTAAATATATGATAAATTTCTGAGTCAACATGCAATTTGTAATCACTTCCtcacattttaaaaatcaactttcactttttaagttttcttgCGGATTTGAATTCACTCTTTTCGTGAGTTTTTCATCAAAGTTGTTGACATCAATTAGTGTCACATCAccttaaaacaatatatttttagtgttttataaattaaaattttaaaaataaaatctaaaaaataaagaagaaaaaaggtccCTGCTCGAAGGGCATCCCCACCATTTGCCCACCCCCAATAGTAGTTGTACCTCCCCCTCAAGATTTAGCTTCCGAATGGGACGTTGTATAATGGAAATGGGCATGGCAAAGAACAAATTGAACAATGCTTGAAGAACAACATTGTGGCTTTTTTGGGTGGTGAGAAATTGACAACAACGATGCGAAAGAGGCCGTTGATGGACGGCGCAAGAGGGAGCTTGATGGACTGGAGTTTTTCGAGGATTTGCATATGGGAATTTGACGGAGAAGTTGGCGATATTACCTGCGATATAGTTGACAATGTGAAGGACTCCAGGCGTACACGCGCAAGCCACCCTAAGGGGGCACCAGCACCGCTGAGGTTGGCTAGTGGTAAggatgccctttttttttaaggaaagattaattttcattaatcaagataATGGTACATAATAAGCCACCATAAAGATGTACACAATATCCACCTAAAAGGTGTACATAAGCCACAACCATAAAGGTATATACCCAACCTGAGCCAACAAATGACTCAAACCATTACATACATAATGCTACAAATAAAACTAAGTCAACCAAAACGATGCCTATACGGTGACATAAAACTATACTTGTTTAAGGAATTGGTCACACATTTTGGGCTAAAAGCAATGACTAAATTAATAAGCACAAAGCAAACTGCCAACACAAGCATACAGGGACAGGAAAAACCCAATACAGAAACTGCCTTCCAGGAGGATCGCCGCCGGAGGCTGCACGTGGGGCACACGCGCCACCGCAAGAAGACCCTCAACAGCGGCCAGTCACCAAAAGCCTCTGATCTCCACCATACACGGCAAAAACAAACGATTCGTGGTCATCATGTGCAACACAGAACAGAAACCACCCAAATGTGTGATGACCACGTGCCGACCACAGGGATTAAACACGGCCGTGGAAAGCGGCTGCAGCACCAGAAAGGGACGACGAACAAGCCTAGAGGGCGCGTGTCCAACAGAAGACGACAAAAAATCGCAGATCTGACCTCCAAGAAAACTAACGTGTGAAAACTCGGCCAAGATCTCCGCTGTCAGCATGCACGAGACAACCACTTCCCTCCGGTACCTTCTCCAGTGAGTTCACCtgccaaaacaaactaaaaaacaagaaaaaaacaaaaaaacaaaaacaccaaacCTCCATAGTCCAAAAGGACTATAGGGGCCATAACCACCAACGGATCTAGACCGGAGAAAGGAAGGGGGGTGGGAGAAAGGAATCGGCAAAACTGAGGGAGAAAGGGAGGAGGAGGGGGAAAGGAATCGAGGAAGGGGGAGGGGGGCTAGGATTTCGGTGAGGGGTTTCCTACCTCCACACCAGCCCCCGTCGGTAAGGATGCCCTTTGGGTGTgtgacttctttttctttcttattttttagattttatttttaaattttaatttataaaatactaaaaagatattattttaaagtgatGTGGTAAAAAGACTGATGTGacactaaaaaatgtcaaaaacttTTATGAAAAAACTCACGGAATGAGTGATTTCAAATCCACgaaaaaatttaagagtaaaaattaacttttcaaaattgaataaataattttaaatcgcacatttacTCAGAAATTTCTCGTTcatttacccttaattttacTATTGAGAGATTTCTCTTGACAACAgcattaatttgttttatttgtctAATCCCTGAGAAGggttaaatcaaattttttttttttttttcttgagaagaATGTTAATAATAATAGGAAGACATTTTATTGATTCAGTTGGAGTTgcataaaatagtaaaatacaACTATAAATGTAGGTTGGAGATGCGGGGTATCGAACCCCGTGCCTCTCGCATGCAAAGCGAGCGCTCTACCGTTTGAGCTACATCCCCACGTTGTTGAGCTTGATCAAATGTTATACCCTTGTTGTAATAAATCTTAGTAAGTACATACAGAGGCTATAGAGCTTTGCTGATGAGCAAGTAGTGAATTTTGGTATACTTTCTGGTTTCCCGCCATGGAGGCCATGGAAATGGAGTCAGAGAGGAGTCTCCGGAGAAAACAAGCTACCTATACCTCCCTAGTAAACACCCTCCTCTTTTTGTTTTACTCAATTTTAACTCCTATCTCAGTACTTCCAACCTTGCCTtccgtttggttgctgagaaaccgtggaaaaaacaaaaagaaaatgaagtcttACCTAGGCCAACTACAATGGTTCTTAAATCTCCAGCCCCTCGTGGCTATTCTTTGGTTTCAAATAACCCAGACTGTTCCGTAGATTTTCTTATATTCGATGACGGTTTtgacaaattattattattattttgcgaTTTTGAGTTTGGCATTGTTGATTACAGGACGAGCAGTTTCAGATTCAGAAGGAGACGTACAGGGGCCAGCAGTACAGCCAGATTTACTTTGCTCGTCTCCACGTGATGCGAACCCTTCTCCGTTCCCTCGTTCCCAATTTGAAACCCCATTTACCCGGTAACTTTTGCTTCTAAATCTTCCggaaatttataatttttgtgcaATCAAAGTTGGTTTCTTACCTTTTTGTTCATTTTGGCATTCTGGGTACtctcttgttttaattttttatttcaataacgTACATTGTTACTTTGACTcggggttttaggtttttattaaGACtgaaatttagggtttaggtttggGCATCTTGTGACTTgtgagggtttaggttttgttttAATAACCCTTGTTGGGTTTTATTAGTAATAGATGTGTTATGTCATATGTGGTTAATGTCAGCGTATGGAATTTGGGAGTGCTAGTTGGTTCTGAATTTGATATATGATGACTTGGAAGTTACTGTTTAATTGGCACTTTTGTGGCTGATAATTTTGGGTTTTGTAGTTATAAATCATGAAGTTTTGGATTATTTGGTGAAATattgtgtgtgcgcgcgcgcgtgtgtttattttattttattttattaagtaataaTACCAGTGCCACTAAGCACACATGAAGTATGTAAAATGAGcaacctaactagaaagagcaaaacgaaaaagaaaatcactaaAACTAATCGACAGAAGAGACACATACGCCGCCGTCCAAGGATACAAAATTTCAAAGAACATAGAAATAATATCCCCTATAAACCTCTCCCTAtcctcaaaatttctatcatttctttccattaACACCAAAAGAAGCCAAAGAAGCCAAAGAGCTCTATAAGAATTTAACCTTGAATAAACCTCTTTTGGAAGGATTCCACCACAGGTTATCTACACATCCTCTTCTCACTTTACTGGAATGCAATACCTGAAAAAAAGAGGCAAAGCCATCAacctcccaatcatgtgccGCTCTAGTGAAGCTCACATTTCACTGGTTGGAATCcaaaaaatctaatttatttgcAATAGAGGCGTCCTTCTCACATGTAAGACCATCTAAAACCAGAAAAGCTACCTTTAGAGTCATTCCCCACACCACTGGTCCCGCCAGAAGCTAATCCTggacccatcccccacctcaaaactAGTAAAGCTGGAAAGTTTATCCCACCTTTTCGtgatattcttccacaactCCACCCCAAAGACTCCTGTGGGCTCAAGAGAGCACCACCCTCCTCAAAAATATTGTGTTTTCGAGAGGGGAATTTgtgattgaaaaattattgaagtCTTAGGGTATTAGGAAATATAGGATCCTAACACCCACTTTTTGCTTACCGGGTTCGTTGGCTCACAGTAGCTAACATTTATCAGGTGAGAATCGAGGCCAAGGGTTTATTGTTCATTTTCTGGGGGCATATGAGAATTTGTTCTTTAGGTTCTGATCTGGTACTAAGTCCATAATCTCAAATTGGTTGTTTGTGAGGTTTGACAAGGTACTAATTAGATAAAACAAGGAGTAATTTAGCTATGTCTTTGGTTTTGTTGGGTTGCAGTTTGCACAGTTTTGGAATTGGAAGAGGGCAAGGAATGTGTCATTGTTGGAACTTTGTACAAGCACATGAAACTCAAACCTTGCGTTCTTGATGAGTACTCCAAGGAGGTATTATGGTTGTCAATAAATtagttatattttatatctttcttttttcatgatTGAGATTGGAGTTTTAGAAGCAAAAGCTTTTAATTGCAATCTGCAGAGATCTGCGGCTCCACTTGTCAAGCCTCATAATTTTATGCACCCAGATGATAAACTGGTTTTAGAAGATGACAGTGGAAGAGTTAAGCTTGCTGGGAGTGTGCTCTTACCATCCATATATGTAACAGGTTTGTGTCATTAAAAACATATTCCACGAAACTAAGAAAATTCTTGTCAGGATCTGATGTTAGTTCACTAGTTTGTTTTTAAGTTGAGAAAAAATGGGAAGAAGAAAACCACATTTTGTATGGAAATGAATTGCTTAAGCTTCTTAGACCCAGTGTGCTTTATTTCATCTTTAGTTGCATTTGGGTCAGTTTTCTAGAATTCAGGTTCGCTTCTTGGTGGAGTCAATCTATGTGGGGCTTAACTTATGAAGTCTATTGTATTTACTACCATTGAATGCTCCTTATTGCTAGCCTAATGAATGCAGCTTCTGTTGAATGTTCTCTGAAATCATCATATACTTCTACTTGATCTAGGAGTACAATGATTGGATGGTTATGATCAAACTATGTGTAATGCATTATCAAGTTCTTAATGCAATTTTGACCTCTCTACTTATTTGTGTTTAGGAATAGCATTGAGGGATCTACTGTTTATTCTCATTTTCTGAACTTTCTATAAAATTtgagcttgattttttttttttctttaaaaaatacgATGTGTTGGACTAAAAACTTTTACCATCATTATCTTTCTAAAGCATGTTTATTTGCATTAACATGATACATGCGATAGGCATTGTTGTTGCTTTGCATGGAAAGGAAACTGGAGCTGGTGACTTCTTGGTGGAAGATGTCCTAGAAGCTGGCCTAGCACCCCAGATAGAGCTTCCCCTTAAACCAAGTATGATCTGATTTACCTTcctccctttttcttctttatatttCTACCTTTAAGTAAATTATTTGTGTTGGTGACTTGTATGTCGGTCAGACACATCCTTCTGAAATaataaaagcaaataaaatCATGGAACTATTGTGCATTATGCATCAAAGATCAAATATATAAACAGGCATTACTTTGTGTTAGTTATTCGTTATACAAGAAAAATCCACTAAGAATTTGAGGGCAGAAGAGAATGATCGGGGtttttaatagtgattttaatcaAACTCATACATTTGTTAATAATAGCCATCatctataaaataaatcatctaaGTGCACCATCTTGTGGAACTTAAAAGCAATCGTTTaacttgtattttcttttccatcTTAAATTTTCCTATAATGTGTGTTATTTCTGTTTACTTGGAAGTGATATTTAGGCCTTTTGCTCCTTATGTTATATTACGAGAAACTAGTCTCTTTTGACTTTTATCATTATTTGAGTACGTTGCTTGGAATATGTTTTACTATTGGTTACTTCGACGAAATGGGAATTTTGATAGCATTGGCGGAAGTTtgtgcaggtatatatatagttggaaCTTGGAACCCACATATACCTGACTAAATTTGGCTAGTACACGCATGAACATCCCCTTCTATTGTGTTCCTAATTGAAGTTATCTGAATTGTATCTGCAGAGTTAGCACATCCTTTTCTCTAAGCTTTGCATTgatttcattaattttgaaTGTACAGGAGAAGACAAGTATGTCGTCTTTGTGTCGGGGTTAAGTGTTGGGAGCAGCACTTCTAATCCTCTCCAGTTTCAGCTTCTTGTTGATCATATAACAGGACATTTAGGAGATGAgaaggttctttttttttttttgggggggggggggggtggggattAATAAAGATGAGAAGGTTCATTTTGTATTTTCCTTCAAGCTTTATGCTGGTTGCTTTTTGGTTGATTGTTGCTTGCTTTTTAAGTGACAAACTGTCGTAAATGGCTAATTTCATAGAATTATCAACTGAACAGGAACAAAGCATTGCGGCAGAAATAGTCCATATTGTAGTTGCAGGGAATTCTATTGAAATTCCTAGTGGCCTTCTTAATGGACAGGTAATAcgtttattatttttggtttcttctATGGGTAAGCTTCAACATTTTCACTTTCTATGATTCTGTTCTGTAATAATCACTTTCTACCGTGCTTTCTGTTAATATCTTTGTTATTGTGATTGTTAGAAACAATAGATTCTAGTATATGTGCTTGAATTATGACtatgatttttaatttaattgtttttgggagaaaaataaacaatgacCTCTTTTCTGGGTTTTTTAAAGTAGCAGTTATCCACCTCATGATTTCTGGTACTGTGGTATTTCTGCAATTTCTGCATAGACTTTCACCTATCTTTCTTCGCAAGgttttcatataattttctattttagttaaaattgaCTAGTAGGTCCACTAAACAGTttagaggaaaataaaaattagatggCCATATCATAATAATATGGGTCTTGGTGTCTCGGCTGTTTGTAGGGTTTTAtcttctgttttgttttgtttttttttttttttaatattttttgcttGCTCGTGTTTggtttcctttgtatacttcttgtatgcttaggggcgccttacgctttttatatatttctttgattacctatcaaaaaaaaaaattaatgtttgtAGCAAGACCTAAAAGCGTGTTAGAATTATATCATAAAAACCTTAGGAAAGGCTGGTTTGATTTGTCCTTTGgcgtttttccttttctctttttttcttctgtcaGTCTTTGCGTGGCTTCTTAAAAAATGTTGAAGTTTAGGACAGGATCTCTCCTCCTAAGACCCTACTTTGACATGTTCATCCCTGGTTATGGCCTTTGTCTTTGTCTGTCATTTTTGTCACCAGAAGTGTTATTCTAGAGATTTAGTTGCTTGATAACTTGCAGAAGAAATGTCTTGCATATGAATTGATAAATTAGTTATGTATCCTTGAAAATGTCTTCTAACTTATTTTGATAAGACTAAAGAACGAAATCCAGGATTTCTCAGTTTTGTTTCTAAAATGGTCAAGAATGAAAGCTCTAATCATTCTAAGATTCTTTGATACACGACAATAATCCATTATTTCATTCTCCTTAATGGTtgttttattcaatatatgcaGAATTTAGCTTCTAAGGATCAATCAAGGCTGTCTGAACCAGTTAAAGAGCTAGATATCTTACTGACACAGGTTCTTATCAGTAGTTTGACTGCTAagttagctccttttctgtcaCCTCGTTGTGAATGGAGTTTCTTATATATTCACTTATTCCTAGATTGCTGCAAGTTTGCCTTTAGATATCATGCCAGGACCAAATGATCCGGCTAACTTCTCCTTACCTCAGCAGGTTTATTCTATGCCCTTGAAAGCATATATAC encodes:
- the LOC133873481 gene encoding DNA polymerase delta small subunit; translation: MEAMEMESERSLRRKQATYTSLDEQFQIQKETYRGQQYSQIYFARLHVMRTLLRSLVPNLKPHLPVCTVLELEEGKECVIVGTLYKHMKLKPCVLDEYSKERSAAPLVKPHNFMHPDDKLVLEDDSGRVKLAGSVLLPSIYVTGIVVALHGKETGAGDFLVEDVLEAGLAPQIELPLKPREDKYVVFVSGLSVGSSTSNPLQFQLLVDHITGHLGDEKEQSIAAEIVHIVVAGNSIEIPSGLLNGQNLASKDQSRLSEPVKELDILLTQIAASLPLDIMPGPNDPANFSLPQQSLHRCLFPGSSAYNTFRSCTNPHCFELDNIRFLGTSGQNVDDLEKYSEAKDKIAFMERTLRWRHLAPTAPNTLGCYPFTDRDPFFIESCPHVYFVGNQDKFKTDLIKGSEGQLVRLICIPKFCETGVAVVLNLRNLECHTLSFGTEFCS